In one Drosophila pseudoobscura strain MV-25-SWS-2005 chromosome X, UCI_Dpse_MV25, whole genome shotgun sequence genomic region, the following are encoded:
- the LOC26533309 gene encoding uncharacterized protein isoform X2, translated as MGIKAAAFLSQISSITSFGLNMFNKTILVALILCACYLSAIQARPQLDVAQPVIAGVAQGATAGALTQPITGLTKIATGGAGGGLPGLPSLPGIPTLG; from the exons ATGGGTATAAAAGCAGCTGCTTTTCTTTCACAAATCAGTTCGATAACTTCATTCGGTCTAAACATGTTCAACAAAACGATCTTGGTGGCCCTTATCCTGTGCG CCTGCTACCTCAGCGCTATTCAAGCCCGTCCTCAATTGGATGTAGCCCAACCAGTCATAGCTGGAGTCGCTCAAGGAGCCACCGCCGGAGCACTTACCCAACCTATTACCGGCCTGACAAAGATAGCTACTGGTGGTGCCGGTGGTGGCCTACCTGGactcccctctctccctgGAATCCCTACACTTGGCTGA
- the Muc4B gene encoding cell wall protein DAN4, with protein MPATRKHLITLVVVTTLACQLCAAQNSTFLATIVSSNNTLQTTNGTRHNETITINISEVIAAAEAEGDTVTTTLDPATATTEPATSTETSDTSSTTTLTSSTSTTQAPPSAPTTEESSTASALTTTASTVNDTSTTPPTQDTTITNTPDTTTTAPDTATTIQDSATTTLTSTNTEPVITTTQPSITTEASNITDSTSPADSTTRTDTTSTSDATSTTDTTSSVSTTPLAYTVYTMEPYPGIVYGKTNSFGIQPRRFRKGRRGGRKGRKSRRRTTTTEGPGETTTSTTTTTTTISTDLSEDYDDGLANSVLEPQLGLPLDLGNIHNVRISQ; from the exons ATGCCGGCGACACGTAAACATTTAATTACTCTCGTTGTGGTGACAACATTAG CCTGCCAGCTATGTGCCGCCCAGAACTCCACGTTCCTGGCCACCATTGTCAGCTCCAACAACACGCTGCAGACGACGAACGGGACGCGCCACAACGAGACGATCACGATCAATATTAGCGAGGTGATTGCCGCCGCTGAGGCGGAAGGCGACACGGTGACCACCACACTAGACCCGGCCACGGCAACCACGGAGCCTGCTACCAGCACCGAAACATCTGACACgtcatcaacaacaacacttacatcatccacatccaccacaCAAGCACCACCATCTGCCCCAACCACCGAAGAATCATCCACAGCTTCAGCACTGACTACAACGGCAAGCACTGTAAATGATACTTCAACCACACCACCAACACAAGAcacaacaataacaaacacACCAGACACAACAACCACTGCACCGGACACAGCTACAACCATACAAGACTCAGCCACAACCACTCTGACAAGCACAAACACTGAACCAGTcataacaacaacacaacCATCTATAACCACAGAAGCATCAAACATTACAGATTCAACGAGTCCTGCAGATTCTACGACTAGAACAGATACAACGAGTACCAGTGATGCAACGAGTACCACCGATACAACGAGTTCAGTAAGCACCACGCCGCTGGCCTACACCGTCTACACAATGGAACCCTACCCTGGCATCGTCTATGGCAAGACGAACTCGTTCGGAATACAGCCGCGTAGGTTCCGCAAGGGTCGTCGCGGTGGCCGCAAAGGTAGGAAGTCGCGTCGTCGCACAACCACAACTGAAGGGCCAGGAGAGACCACCACTAGCACCacaacaaccaccacaacaATCAGCACTGATCTGAGCGAGGACTACGATGATGGTTTGGCCAATAGCGTGCTGGAACCACAGCTCGGTCTGCCCCTCGATCTGGGTAACATACACAATGTGCGCATTTCCCAATAG
- the LOC26533309 gene encoding uncharacterized protein isoform X1, producing MFNKTILVALILCAACYLSAIQARPQLDVAQPVIAGVAQGATAGALTQPITGLTKIATGGAGGGLPGLPSLPGIPTLG from the exons ATGTTCAACAAAACGATCTTGGTGGCCCTTATCCTGTGCG CAGCCTGCTACCTCAGCGCTATTCAAGCCCGTCCTCAATTGGATGTAGCCCAACCAGTCATAGCTGGAGTCGCTCAAGGAGCCACCGCCGGAGCACTTACCCAACCTATTACCGGCCTGACAAAGATAGCTACTGGTGGTGCCGGTGGTGGCCTACCTGGactcccctctctccctgGAATCCCTACACTTGGCTGA
- the Femcoat gene encoding cilia- and flagella-associated protein 251 encodes MLKFSQKLMLLLVAFLALQTVHGWLVKLPKLESLVEKLEEKKEKELSWLEGKKEKELLKKLDFLNLFSAKEDAKKEKKEDEWEKFKQWWEEKKEKELSFFETKKESKLDKLAKKASKKTNPKPRPCCYGYPEEEEQTTLGYPEEEEEEETEPYPESEEATERPCKKSYGNSKQPVYVPTSYDVRDDSAEGIRYFT; translated from the exons ATGCTTAAATTTAGCCAAAaactgatgctgctgctggtggccttTTTGG CACTACAGACCGTCCATGGATGGCTGGTGAAGCTGCCGAAGCTGGAGAGTCTCGTCGAAAAGCtggaggagaagaaggagaaggaactAAGCTGGCTGGAAGgcaagaaggagaaggagctgcTGAAGAAGCTTGATTTCCTCAATTTGTTCAGCGCCAAGGAGGACGccaagaaggagaagaaggaggaCGAGTGGGAGAAGTTCAAGCAGTGGTGGgaggaaaagaaagagaaggaaCTCAGCTTCTTCGAGACTAAGAAAGAGAGCAAGCTGGACAAGCTGGCAAAGAAGGCCAGCAAAAAGACCAATCCAAAACCGAGACCCTGTTGCTACGGCTACCCTGAAGAAGAGGAGCAGACCACTCTGGGCTATcccgaagaggaggaggaggaggaaacagAGCCCTACCCAGAGTCCGAGGAGGCGACTGAAAGGCCCTGCAAGAAGAGCTATGGCAACAGTAAGCAGCCCGTATACGTACCAACCAGCTACGATGTGAGGGATGACTCCGCCGAAGGCATACGATACTTCACCTGA
- the LOC6901128 gene encoding uncharacterized protein: MSGQVVVTLVAALCVLLPMAWCMPSQISRQEATTTTSARREIIKDFMARVQALIIELMEKLKALSALG, encoded by the exons ATGTCAGGCCAAGTAGTAGTTACTCTCGTTGCTGCGCTCTGTG TGCTTTTGCCGATGGCCTGGTGCATGCCCAGCCAGATATCGCGGCAGGAGGCTACGACAACAACATCGGCACGTCGCGAGATCATCAAAGACTTTATGGCACGAGTGCAGGCCCTGATAATCGAATTAATGGAGAAACTAAAGGCGCTCAGTGCCCTTGGATAG